In Fundidesulfovibrio soli, a single genomic region encodes these proteins:
- a CDS encoding fumarate reductase iron-sulfur subunit, with protein MARMLKFNIFRYNPQDPKSVPHMQSFTIDETESMTLFIVLNRLREEQDPSLQFDFCCRAGICGACGMVVNGRPGLACHTKTKDLPEEVTLMPLPVFKLVGDLSVDTGTWFRGMYQRVKSWCETKKVFDPNAQEERMDNALAEKIYELDRCIECGCCVAACGTALMREDFLGATALNRVARFMLDPRDERTEQEYFDIVGTDEGIFGCMGLLACEDVCPKYLPLQDVLGRLRQRMAFAAVNNILPSFLRKDVKL; from the coding sequence ATGGCCAGAATGCTCAAGTTCAACATCTTCCGCTATAACCCGCAGGATCCGAAATCGGTCCCGCACATGCAGTCGTTCACCATAGACGAAACGGAGTCCATGACCCTGTTCATCGTGCTGAACCGCCTGCGCGAGGAGCAGGACCCCTCCCTGCAGTTCGACTTCTGCTGCCGGGCCGGCATCTGCGGCGCCTGCGGCATGGTGGTCAACGGCCGCCCCGGCCTTGCCTGCCACACCAAAACCAAGGACCTGCCCGAGGAAGTCACCCTGATGCCCCTGCCAGTGTTCAAGCTGGTGGGCGACCTCTCGGTGGATACCGGCACCTGGTTCAGGGGCATGTACCAGCGCGTGAAATCCTGGTGCGAGACCAAGAAGGTCTTCGATCCCAACGCCCAGGAAGAGCGCATGGACAACGCCCTGGCCGAGAAGATCTACGAACTGGACCGCTGCATCGAATGCGGCTGCTGCGTGGCGGCCTGCGGCACGGCGCTCATGCGCGAGGACTTCCTCGGCGCCACGGCGCTCAACCGCGTGGCCCGCTTCATGCTCGACCCGCGCGACGAGCGCACCGAGCAGGAGTACTTCGACATCGTCGGCACCGACGAAGGCATCTTCGGCTGCATGGGCCTGCTGGCCTGCGAAGACGTCTGCCCCAAGTACCTGCCCCTGCAGGACGTGCTGGGCCGCCTGCGCCAGCGCATGGCCTTCGCCGCGGTGAACAACATCCTGCCCAGCTTCCTCAGGAAGGATGTGAAGCTGTAA